The following proteins are encoded in a genomic region of Thermodesulfobacteriota bacterium:
- a CDS encoding cyclic nucleotide-binding domain-containing protein, with translation MRPALSKEVEEGMEVDRVSVKNKLGRMHIFSQLPAEDLDKLFEKSTLQQFLTGTVVCREGEYGDTCYAILEGSVEISISTAGYKNLTLALLGEGNIFGEMAALSGYPRSATVTAKEDLHLLEIPAKELKDLMKHSSRFRETIEGFYFERAVRTYLRKVPFFANLDDAMLEKLEKGVSFKSYNQGDVIFREGDVGDSLYVIRTGFVKITKKQKEKEQIMAYISQGNYFGEMALLGDGRRTATVSAFTKIEALQVLKEDFDRLIEANPKLADEIKDIITERKLKALKLQKDPAKAEKLEALVEKGIIQAESLLIIDLKTCIHCNNCVDACEDRHGYPRLDRRGTRIADISVPVACRLCHDPVCLICNFDAIKRAPTGEIYIIDDKCVGCAGCAIRCPYNVIQMVPAKHEPKSDILGVLLGRRKEVSEEKWTKADRLKPKHLAIKCDNCMGYPDTACTNNCPTNAIRWVNPMVYFGDTEDVIPKKEKHL, from the coding sequence ATGAGGCCAGCTCTCAGTAAAGAAGTTGAGGAAGGGATGGAAGTAGATAGGGTATCTGTAAAAAACAAACTAGGCCGTATGCATATTTTTTCTCAGCTTCCTGCTGAGGATTTGGATAAATTGTTCGAAAAATCAACACTGCAACAGTTTCTAACAGGCACCGTAGTATGCCGGGAGGGAGAGTACGGTGATACTTGTTACGCTATCCTGGAGGGAAGTGTAGAAATAAGCATAAGTACAGCGGGATATAAAAATCTAACACTGGCTCTCCTGGGGGAAGGGAACATATTTGGAGAGATGGCCGCTCTTTCCGGTTATCCCCGGAGTGCTACTGTGACTGCTAAAGAGGACCTCCACCTGCTGGAGATACCAGCCAAAGAGCTAAAGGATTTAATGAAGCACTCCTCTCGCTTCAGGGAGACCATCGAAGGTTTTTACTTTGAGCGAGCGGTCAGGACCTATCTCCGAAAGGTGCCGTTTTTTGCCAACTTAGATGATGCCATGCTGGAGAAATTGGAGAAGGGGGTAAGTTTCAAGTCTTACAACCAAGGAGACGTTATTTTCAGAGAAGGGGATGTCGGCGACTCTTTATATGTTATTCGTACCGGCTTCGTCAAAATTACGAAAAAGCAAAAGGAGAAAGAGCAGATTATGGCTTATATTTCTCAGGGCAACTACTTCGGTGAGATGGCACTTCTTGGAGATGGGAGGCGCACCGCCACCGTATCTGCTTTCACCAAGATAGAAGCGCTTCAGGTCTTAAAAGAGGATTTTGACAGACTGATCGAGGCAAATCCAAAGCTTGCCGATGAGATAAAAGACATTATAACGGAGCGAAAGCTCAAGGCCCTTAAGCTCCAGAAAGACCCGGCTAAAGCAGAGAAACTAGAAGCACTGGTGGAAAAGGGAATAATTCAAGCAGAGAGTCTTCTGATAATAGACCTCAAAACCTGTATCCACTGTAACAATTGTGTAGATGCATGCGAGGATCGACACGGCTATCCACGTTTAGACCGACGGGGCACCCGTATTGCCGACATATCCGTCCCCGTTGCTTGCCGTTTATGCCACGACCCGGTGTGTCTTATCTGTAACTTCGACGCCATAAAACGCGCACCCACCGGTGAGATTTACATAATCGACGATAAATGCGTAGGTTGCGCCGGATGCGCTATAAGGTGTCCATATAATGTCATTCAAATGGTTCCTGCCAAGCACGAGCCTAAGTCTGACATACTAGGAGTCCTGCTGGGGAGAAGAAAAGAGGTTAGCGAAGAGAAATGGACTAAGGCTGATAGGCTTAAGCCCAAGCATCTCGCTATTAAATGCGATAATTGCATGGGATACCCGGACACGGCCTGCACGAATAACTGTCCCACAAATGCCATACGATGGGTAAACCCAATGGTGTATTTTGGGGATACCGAAGATGTGATTCCCAAGAAGGAGAAGCATCTATGA
- a CDS encoding DUF1326 domain-containing protein translates to MAQVDWYIEGIEFSNCNCDYACPCQFESPRPTYGDCRGFAAVLIDKGHFGDLALDGLGAALLYAWPGPIYEGNGECQAIIDERADSQQRGALATVLYGGETNEGATHWWVYRMMSSTVHPPLFKRIEFEVNIERRRARIVIPGVLESTARPIRSAATGAEHRVRIDLPNGIEFEVAEIGSGTTKTTASIALDLTDTYCHFTVLRQSGKGVVRSR, encoded by the coding sequence ATGGCACAGGTTGACTGGTACATAGAAGGCATCGAGTTCAGCAATTGCAACTGCGACTACGCCTGTCCTTGCCAATTCGAGTCACCCCGTCCCACGTACGGAGACTGCCGGGGCTTCGCGGCTGTTCTCATCGACAAGGGCCACTTTGGAGACTTGGCGCTCGATGGCCTCGGTGCAGCCCTCCTCTACGCCTGGCCGGGACCGATCTACGAGGGCAACGGCGAGTGTCAGGCCATCATCGATGAGCGAGCGGACAGCCAGCAACGAGGCGCTCTTGCTACAGTCCTGTACGGTGGCGAGACCAACGAAGGGGCAACCCACTGGTGGGTCTATCGGATGATGTCGAGTACCGTCCATCCCCCTCTTTTCAAACGCATCGAGTTCGAGGTGAACATCGAGAGGAGAAGAGCGCGTATCGTGATCCCGGGCGTACTCGAATCCACGGCCCGTCCGATCCGAAGTGCTGCGACGGGGGCTGAGCATCGCGTTCGCATCGACCTCCCGAATGGGATCGAGTTCGAGGTCGCGGAGATCGGCAGTGGCACCACGAAGACGACGGCTTCAATCGCCCTCGACCTCACGGACACCTACTGTCATTTCACGGTTCTTCGCCAGTCGGGCAAGGGGGTGGTCCGCTCACGATAG
- a CDS encoding STAS domain-containing protein produces MVKITETSGDEKAVTLRLDGKIVDAWVADLERLCLHYRDEEHKSIVLDFSGVTFVDENGVGMLQRIKDSRIKIINCSLFIDALLHNLVSSDQKSD; encoded by the coding sequence ATGGTCAAAATCACGGAGACATCGGGAGACGAAAAAGCAGTTACCCTGAGGCTTGACGGAAAAATAGTCGATGCCTGGGTGGCGGATTTAGAAAGATTATGCCTCCACTACCGGGACGAGGAACACAAGTCCATAGTGCTCGACTTTTCCGGCGTGACATTCGTGGATGAAAACGGCGTCGGTATGCTGCAAAGGATAAAGGACAGCCGGATAAAAATTATCAACTGTTCGCTCTTCATCGATGCGCTTTTACATAACCTGGTGAGCAGCGACCAAAAAAGTGATTAA
- a CDS encoding sigma-70 family RNA polymerase sigma factor, protein MDNLSTAEERGVMTYVEDIRTPVMGLIPKVALKDKSAFNELYNRFSQVVFNLAMRIVADRGEAEEIVQEVFFQIWDKASLYDSNRGAESTWIINIARSRAIDRLRTLGFRKFNTEINEEKINHKSDLATIIEQKDERKTIIQKALDSLPDEQRVAIEMVYFEGYTHYEIAEKLNQPVGTIKTRISLGVAKLRKQIAPYMKQLS, encoded by the coding sequence ATGGACAATTTAAGTACAGCCGAGGAGAGAGGGGTGATGACTTACGTGGAGGATATACGAACCCCGGTTATGGGATTGATTCCCAAGGTCGCTTTGAAGGACAAATCTGCATTCAATGAGTTATACAACCGGTTCTCGCAGGTAGTGTTCAACCTGGCAATGAGAATAGTAGCGGACAGGGGGGAGGCCGAGGAGATCGTCCAGGAGGTATTTTTTCAGATATGGGATAAAGCCTCTCTATACGATTCTAACCGGGGGGCCGAGTCAACCTGGATCATAAACATAGCCAGGAGCCGGGCCATAGACAGGCTTAGAACCCTCGGATTCAGGAAATTTAACACCGAGATCAACGAGGAAAAAATAAACCACAAATCCGACCTTGCTACTATAATAGAGCAAAAAGACGAAAGAAAGACCATAATCCAGAAGGCGCTCGATAGTTTACCGGATGAGCAAAGGGTCGCAATAGAGATGGTTTATTTTGAAGGGTACACCCACTACGAGATTGCCGAGAAGTTGAACCAACCTGTCGGGACGATCAAGACGCGTATATCTTTGGGCGTAGCCAAACTCAGGAAGCAAATCGCTCCTTACATGAAGCAATTAAGCTGA